The sequence GTAAATACGATCCGGCCTGAAGGCGCTTTTCGGAGAGCGAGATCGAGATCATGCTCGGCAATGGTCAGAGAAATGGTTTTGCGTCCGGGGCCGTATAATACGGCAGGCAGCAGACCTTGTCTGCGCAGCGCCCTGGATGGGCTGTTCCCGGTGGATGTGCGGATGGTGGCATTCAAATCGAGAAGTTCCAAAAAAACCTCCTGAGGGTATAATAATGATCAAACAAACAGGGACGTTACCGAATCCCCCCGATGGCTGCGGATAATGGCTTCACCAACCAGTTTGGAAATGGTCAACACGGTGAACTTGCCGGTAGCCGATGCTTCCGGTTTGAGAGGAATGGTGTCTGTGACAATGACACTTTTCAGCGGCGATGCCGCAATCCGCTCCACGGCTGGACCCGAGAGAACGGGATGAGAACAGCATGCATACACTTCCTTGGCGCCGCTTTTCATGATGAGTGCGGCAGCTTCCGTTACCGTCCCGGCAGTATCGACCATATCATCCAGGATGATGGCCGTCTTTCCAGTCACGTCGCCGATCAGGGCCATCGCTTTGGCCTTGTTGGGTTCTTCACGGCGCTTGTCCACGATGGCGAGGGCAGCCTTCAACCTTTTCGCGAAGGCGCGAGCCCTTTCCACGCCACCCGCATCCGGGGAAACCACAACCATCTCCTCCCGGAATTCGCTCCGGATGTAATCGAGAAGAACCGGGGCTGCAAAGAGGTTGTCTACGGGAATGCTGAAAAAGCCCTGGATTTGTCCGGCATGCAAATCCATCGTGATCACGCGGTTGGCGCCCGCTACCGTAAGGATATCCGCCACCAGTTTGGCGCTGATTGGCACCCTGGGGGCCACCTTCTTGTCCTGCCTGGCATACCCGTAATAGGGAATGACAGCCGTGATGCGCCGGGCAGATGAACGCTTGCAGGCATCGATCATCAACAGGAGTTCCACCAGATAATCATTTACCGGAGAACTTGTCGATTGAACGATAAAGACGTCCTTCGAGCGGATGTTTTCCCGGATTTCGATTTGAATCTCACCGTCACTGAACGTTTTGACCGCGGCATTGCCTACCGGAATCTCGAGAAAATCACAGATTTTCTTCGCAAGTTCCGGATTGGAATTGCCAGCAAAAACGGTCAATCCATTGGACAGATAGCCTCCGTACATCACGATATGCCTGCCTTTGGTTCATCGATTCGGATGAAAAAACGATATTTGGCTGGGGTGGGAGGATTCGAACCTCCGAATGCAGGAACCAAAATCCTGTGTCTTACCGCTTGACGACACCCCAAAAACCTATCCCATGAATTGAATCTGGCGAAATCAGGCTTCATGCATCGGAGGAAATCCCCATATCGGCTCGGTTATCAGACGGCTCAACCAGCAGCGCCATCCGGGTCGCACCCGAATCTCCTCCTGCACAAACGAAAAAGCTTCTGCAGCCTTATCCGGATCATTGAAAACACCGAACACCGTCGAGCCGCTCCCGCTCATCAAAGCACCTGCCGCGCCCGCCTCAAGCAACATCGCTTTGATAAACCCGATCTCGGGATAGACGCTTTCCATGACGCTTTCCAGATCGTTGCAAAGCTGATGTGCCGGATCGAAGGCTCTTCCATTCAAAGGAATTTTTTTAAGCTTTTGCTCGCAATTTGTCAATCCCAATTTCAGATTTCCATAAACCCAGGCCGTTGATATGGAAAAACCGGGATTGACGAGGATAACGGGAAATGGGGAAAGGTATTCGAATTTCGATAATTTTTCTCCCCTTCCGGTAGCGATGGCCGGAACCGGATCGAGGAAAAAGGGGACGTCGCTGCCCAGCGTTGCGGCAAGCTGCAGGAGCCTGGATGCCGGTAACGGCTGGCCGAAATAGTGGTTCAGGCCCCGGAGAACGATGGCCGCATTGCTGCTTCCGCCACCGAGCCCGGCTCCAACAGGAATTCTTTTTTGAATGCGCATGCGAAGCCCGAACTGCGGAACCCCGGCATGCGCCATGAAAGTTGCGGCTGCTTTCGCAGCCAGGTTACCCTCATCCTGCGGGACAGATAGCTCGTCACAGGTAACGCGGATTCCGGTTCCCTGAAAAACGCACGTGATCTCATCCCAGAGATCCACACAGCACATCAGGCTGCTGAGCTCGTGGTATCCATCGGTACGTTTCCCGTGTACCGCCAGGAAGAGGTTGATTTTGGCAGGAGACCGGAGCTCCAGCCTTTCTCCCGATTTGGATTGCGTCACCGACTGGCCGCCAATGGTACCGGTATCACGGCGGCGCAATCCATTTTCCGCATGCATCGGCCCCGAAAGACCAGAAACGATCGGATTCTCATGGTTCGTCATGGAAAGCCCTACCCCTCATGGTCCTTCGAAGCAAACATCATGGCATCATTTCGGGATCGTAATCACGAGAAAGCCCGCGTTCGGTCTCCAGATAAACATCTGCACCTTGCCGCCCTTCGCCTTGGAAAGCGCTGAGGCATAGTCCTTGGTGCTTTTGATGGCGATATGGTTGATCTCCTTGATCACATCCCCCGAGGAGAGCCCAGCGGCTGCGGCCTTCCCTTCCGGGTCCACATCCTCTACCACCACGCCGTCGTTCTGGTTGACTTTCAGGCGTTTGGCCAATTCCGGGGTCAGATTCGTCACCCGGATGCCCAGCTCATCCGCAGCCGACGGCGCCGAGCCGCCTTCTCCGGACGCCAATTGCTTGGTGTCATCCGGACGTTTGGCCACTTCGATGGTCAAATTCTGTTTCTTCCCGTTACGCAGCACGGTGATTTTGGCCTTTTCCCCAACGGACAGACCGGCAACCAGCGTGGTGAGATCATGGCTGTTGGCAACCGGCTTGCCGTTCACTTCGACAATGATATCCTTGGGCTGCATGCCTGCGGCGTCAGCCGGCTGCCCCGGCATGACTTCCATGACCATCGCACCCTTTTTGTCAGGGCTTCCGGCATATTCGGCCATATCATCGGTCAGATCCTGAATCACCACACCCAACCAGCCTCTGGTCACAGAGCCCTTGGTTTTCAATTGCTCGATGACACCCTTGGCGAGGTTGATGGGGATGGCGAAACCGATGCCCTGACCGCTGGCGATGATGGCTGTATTGATCCCGATGACCTGACCGTTCATATCAATGAGGGGGCCGCCCGAATTGCCCGGGTTGATGGATGCATCGGTCTGCAGAAAATTGTCGTAGGGGCCGCTCCCGATCACCCGCCCCTTGGCGCTGATGATACCTGCGGTCACCGTCTGCTCGAGCCCGAAAGGACTTCCGATGGCAACCACCCACTGGCCGACCTGAAGGCTGTCGGAATCGCCGAGGGGAAGCTCCGTCAGTGGCTCCGTGGATTTGATCTTGATCAGGGCGATATCCGTCGACGGATCCCGGCCGACCAGTTCCGCCTCGAACTGCTTGCCGCTCTTGAGTTTCACCTTGATCTTGGTGGCATTCTCGATCACGTGGTTGTTGGTGACGATATAGCCCTGCTTGTCGATGATGAAACCGGAGCCGAGACTCTGCTCCTTGTGTTCCCTCGGCATCTGATCCCCGAAGAACTTTTCGAAGAAATCGTTGAACCGGTCGTCATTTCCGAAGGGATTCTGACCGAACTGCCGCATCATGCGACCGTGCCCCCCTCCCGAAACCACTTTTTCGGTCCGGATATTCACGACCCCGGCGCCGACTTTTTCAGCAAGTCCGCTGAAACTCTGCGGCACCATGGCGACATCCGATGCATGTGCCCCCCAGGGTGCTGCTATAACCAGCCCCATCAACAGAATCGATCCAATTCCCATGATCGCCGCTGCGCGGCAAATCCGTCCTATCCCTCGTCTCATTGTCTGTCTCCTTTCACTTCACTTGATGAAGACGGAAAACCTTCGCCAGCTGTCTCCAGGGTTCCGTCAACCGGTGCTTTCGGCAGGTTCAACGCCAGCGCCGGATCCGGCCCATCACCTTGAACAGCCGGTACTTGCCCGAAGCATTTTCCATGTCCCATCAA comes from Desulfatirhabdium butyrativorans DSM 18734 and encodes:
- a CDS encoding ribose-phosphate diphosphokinase; its protein translation is MYGGYLSNGLTVFAGNSNPELAKKICDFLEIPVGNAAVKTFSDGEIQIEIRENIRSKDVFIVQSTSSPVNDYLVELLLMIDACKRSSARRITAVIPYYGYARQDKKVAPRVPISAKLVADILTVAGANRVITMDLHAGQIQGFFSIPVDNLFAAPVLLDYIRSEFREEMVVVSPDAGGVERARAFAKRLKAALAIVDKRREEPNKAKAMALIGDVTGKTAIILDDMVDTAGTVTEAAALIMKSGAKEVYACCSHPVLSGPAVERIAASPLKSVIVTDTIPLKPEASATGKFTVLTISKLVGEAIIRSHRGDSVTSLFV
- the ispE gene encoding 4-(cytidine 5'-diphospho)-2-C-methyl-D-erythritol kinase: MTNHENPIVSGLSGPMHAENGLRRRDTGTIGGQSVTQSKSGERLELRSPAKINLFLAVHGKRTDGYHELSSLMCCVDLWDEITCVFQGTGIRVTCDELSVPQDEGNLAAKAAATFMAHAGVPQFGLRMRIQKRIPVGAGLGGGSSNAAIVLRGLNHYFGQPLPASRLLQLAATLGSDVPFFLDPVPAIATGRGEKLSKFEYLSPFPVILVNPGFSISTAWVYGNLKLGLTNCEQKLKKIPLNGRAFDPAHQLCNDLESVMESVYPEIGFIKAMLLEAGAAGALMSGSGSTVFGVFNDPDKAAEAFSFVQEEIRVRPGWRCWLSRLITEPIWGFPPMHEA
- a CDS encoding Do family serine endopeptidase, whose protein sequence is MRRGIGRICRAAAIMGIGSILLMGLVIAAPWGAHASDVAMVPQSFSGLAEKVGAGVVNIRTEKVVSGGGHGRMMRQFGQNPFGNDDRFNDFFEKFFGDQMPREHKEQSLGSGFIIDKQGYIVTNNHVIENATKIKVKLKSGKQFEAELVGRDPSTDIALIKIKSTEPLTELPLGDSDSLQVGQWVVAIGSPFGLEQTVTAGIISAKGRVIGSGPYDNFLQTDASINPGNSGGPLIDMNGQVIGINTAIIASGQGIGFAIPINLAKGVIEQLKTKGSVTRGWLGVVIQDLTDDMAEYAGSPDKKGAMVMEVMPGQPADAAGMQPKDIIVEVNGKPVANSHDLTTLVAGLSVGEKAKITVLRNGKKQNLTIEVAKRPDDTKQLASGEGGSAPSAADELGIRVTNLTPELAKRLKVNQNDGVVVEDVDPEGKAAAAGLSSGDVIKEINHIAIKSTKDYASALSKAKGGKVQMFIWRPNAGFLVITIPK